In Panthera leo isolate Ple1 chromosome F3, P.leo_Ple1_pat1.1, whole genome shotgun sequence, one genomic interval encodes:
- the LOC122212432 gene encoding Fc receptor-like protein 3 isoform X5: MFCEHRWDRSLAFGETVFPCPRPGPAPMLLWLLLILAPGRQPAGALPKALLLLKPPWSTAFEGETVTLFCKDHHSLAWEYVSWYHNETPLRKQSGRLQISKSGHYRCKTQRSSLSDPVHVQFLPDWLVLQASHPAFERDKVVLRCRGKEEEDIMERTYYKNEEKIGSSYNSNITVYPAFNDDSTYRCTASGMYILGMSWTETSRPLKIQVQELFPSPVLTASPSWPIEGSPVTLTCETWLPPLTSHTRLQFCFFKEHRALGAGWSNSPELQIPTMWSEGAASYWCQARTVIPRILKTSPRSQIRVHRVPVSDVNLETQPPVGQLIEGEDLVLICSVAAGTGTVTFSWHREGSERSLGRKTQNALSAELRIASVREQDAGRYYCAADNLDGPVLSKRIRITPRVPASRPVLTVRTPRAQAVEGDVVELHCEAQRGSPPILYRFYREDVPLGSSSAPSGGGASLNLSLTAEHSGNYSCEANNGLRVQRSKMVSLSITVPVSHPVLTLNPDVAQAMVGDVLELRCEAQRGSPPILYWFYHEDVILGNTSAPFGGGASFNLSLTTEHSGNYSCGADNGLGAQSSETVSLNITGLCKNKVTHITVGVIGCLLSMLGLAATAALVGRFRTQRKSAHSPRTHQKGEVFHQEPAIVYSEVKRADPYDPARQDCEEAAEGYENVPCTSLASDH; the protein is encoded by the exons ATGTTCTGCGAACACAG ATGGGACAGAAGCCTGGCTTTTGGTGAGACAGTCTTCCCCTGCCCTCGGCCAGGCCCGGCCCCCATGCTTCTGTGGCTGCTGCTGATCCTGG CTCCCGGACGACAGCCGGCAG GAGCACTTCCAAAAGCTTTACTTCTCCTCAAACCTCCATGGTCCACAGCCTTCGAAGGAGAGACAGTGACTCTCTTCTGTAAGGATCACCATTCTCTAGCCTGGGAATACGTATCTTGGTATCACAATGAGACTCCCTTGAGAAAACAATCCGGAAGACTCCAAATAAGCAAGTCTGGACATTACAGATGCAAGACCCAAAGATCTTCCCTCAGTGACCCCGTGCATGTGCAGTTTTTACCTG ACTGGCTGGTCCTCCAGGCCTCACACCCTGCCTTTGAAAGAGATAAAGTGGTTCTGAGATGccgagggaaagaagaagaagatattaTGGAAAGGACTTactacaaaaatgaagaaaaaattggaaGTTCTTATAACTCAAACATCACAGTATATCCAGCCTTCAACGATGATAGCACATATCGTTGTACTGCTTCTGGGATGTATATTTTGGGGATGTCATGGACAGAAACTTCAAGACCTTTAAAGATCCAAGTTCAAG AGCTGTTTCCgagtcctgtgctgacagccagccCCTCCTGGCCCATCGAGGGGAGCCCCGTGACCCTGACATGTGAGACCTGGCTTCCTCCACTGACATCGCACACTAGACTTCAGTTCTGTTTCTTCAAAGAGCACCGGGCTCTGGGGGCCGGCTGGAGCAACTCCCCGGAGCTCCAGATCCCCACCATGTGGAGTGAAGGCGCCGCCTCCTACTGGTGCCAAGCGAGGACGGTGATTCCCAGGATCCTGAAAACAAGCCCACGATCCCAGATACGTGTCCATA GGGTCCCTGTGTCTGATGTGAATCTAGAGACGCAGCCCCCTGTGGGCCAGCTGATTGAAGGAGAAGACCTCGTCCTTATCTGCTCAGTAGCTGCGGGCACAGGGACTGTCACGTTCTCCTGGCACCGGGAGGGCTCGGAGAGGAGTTTGGGCAGGAAGACCCAGAACGCCCTGTCTGCAGAGCTGCGGATAGCCTCCGTGAGGGAGCAGGATGCCGGGAGGTACTACTGTGCGGCCGACAACCTGGATGGCCCTGTCCTCAGTAAACGGATCAGAATCACACCGAGAG TTCCAGCGTCCCGCCCCGTCCTCACCGTCAGGACGCCCAGGGCCCAGGCCGTGGAGGGGGACGTGGTAGAGCTTCACTGCGAGGCCCAGAGGGGCTCTCCCCCCATCCTGTACCGGTTTTATCGCGAGGACGTCCCCCTGGGGAGCAGCTCGGCCCCCTCTGGAGGAGGAGCGTCCCTCAACCTCTCTCTGACCGCAGAACATTCTGGAAACTACTCCTGCGAGGCCAACAACGGCCTGAGAGTTCAGCGCAGTAAGATGGTGTCCCTCAGCATCACAG TTCCAGTGTCGCACCCTGTCCTCACCCTCAACCCTGATGTGGCCCAGGCTATGGTGGGAGATGTGTTAGAGCTTCGCtgtgaggcccagaggggttCTCCCCCGATCTTATACTGGTTTTATCATGAGGATGTCATCTTGGGGAACACCTCAGCCCCCTTTGGAGGCGGAGCATCTTTTAACCTCTCTCTGACCACAGAACATTCTGGAAACTACTCCTGTGGGGCTGACAATGGCCTGGGGGCTCAGAGCAGCGAGACGGTGTCACTTAACATCACAG GGCTTTGCAAGAACAAAGTAACCCATATCACTGTGGGAGTCATCGGGTGCTTGCTAAGCATGCTTGGTCTCGCTGCTACGGCTGCTCTGGTGGGTCGCTTCAGAACCCAAAGGAAGTCAG CACATTCACCAAGGACGCATCAGAAGGGTGAG GTTTTCCACCAGGAACCTGCAATCGTCTATTCAGAGGTGAAGAGGGCAGACCCCTACGACCCTGCACGGCAGGACTGTGAGGAGGCCGCAGAAGGCTATGAGAACGTCCCGTGCACGTCGCTGGCCTCGGACCACTAG
- the LOC122212432 gene encoding Fc receptor-like protein 3 isoform X6, which produces MFCEHRWDRSLAFGETVFPCPRPGPAPMLLWLLLILAPGRQPAGALPKALLLLKPPWSTAFEGETVTLFCKDHHSLAWEYVSWYHNETPLRKQSGRLQISKSGHYRCKTQRSSLSDPVHVQFLPDWLVLQASHPAFERDKVVLRCRGKEEEDIMERTYYKNEEKIGSSYNSNITVYPAFNDDSTYRCTASGMYILGMSWTETSRPLKIQVQELFPSPVLTASPSWPIEGSPVTLTCETWLPPLTSHTRLQFCFFKEHRALGAGWSNSPELQIPTMWSEGAASYWCQARTVIPRILKTSPRSQIRVHRVPVSDVNLETQPPVGQLIEGEDLVLICSVAAGTGTVTFSWHREGSERSLGRKTQNALSAELRIASVREQDAGRYYCAADNLDGPVLSKRIRITPRVPASRPVLTVRTPRAQAVEGDVVELHCEAQRGSPPILYRFYREDVPLGSSSAPSGGGASLNLSLTAEHSGNYSCEANNGLRVQRSKMVSLSITVPVSHPVLTLNPDVAQAMVGDVLELRCEAQRGSPPILYWFYHEDVILGNTSAPFGGGASFNLSLTTEHSGNYSCGADNGLGAQSSETVSLNITGLCKNKVTHITVGVIGCLLSMLGLAATAALVGRFRTQRKSAHSPRTHQKGEEPAIVYSEVKRADPYDPARQDCEEAAEGYENVPCTSLASDH; this is translated from the exons ATGTTCTGCGAACACAG ATGGGACAGAAGCCTGGCTTTTGGTGAGACAGTCTTCCCCTGCCCTCGGCCAGGCCCGGCCCCCATGCTTCTGTGGCTGCTGCTGATCCTGG CTCCCGGACGACAGCCGGCAG GAGCACTTCCAAAAGCTTTACTTCTCCTCAAACCTCCATGGTCCACAGCCTTCGAAGGAGAGACAGTGACTCTCTTCTGTAAGGATCACCATTCTCTAGCCTGGGAATACGTATCTTGGTATCACAATGAGACTCCCTTGAGAAAACAATCCGGAAGACTCCAAATAAGCAAGTCTGGACATTACAGATGCAAGACCCAAAGATCTTCCCTCAGTGACCCCGTGCATGTGCAGTTTTTACCTG ACTGGCTGGTCCTCCAGGCCTCACACCCTGCCTTTGAAAGAGATAAAGTGGTTCTGAGATGccgagggaaagaagaagaagatattaTGGAAAGGACTTactacaaaaatgaagaaaaaattggaaGTTCTTATAACTCAAACATCACAGTATATCCAGCCTTCAACGATGATAGCACATATCGTTGTACTGCTTCTGGGATGTATATTTTGGGGATGTCATGGACAGAAACTTCAAGACCTTTAAAGATCCAAGTTCAAG AGCTGTTTCCgagtcctgtgctgacagccagccCCTCCTGGCCCATCGAGGGGAGCCCCGTGACCCTGACATGTGAGACCTGGCTTCCTCCACTGACATCGCACACTAGACTTCAGTTCTGTTTCTTCAAAGAGCACCGGGCTCTGGGGGCCGGCTGGAGCAACTCCCCGGAGCTCCAGATCCCCACCATGTGGAGTGAAGGCGCCGCCTCCTACTGGTGCCAAGCGAGGACGGTGATTCCCAGGATCCTGAAAACAAGCCCACGATCCCAGATACGTGTCCATA GGGTCCCTGTGTCTGATGTGAATCTAGAGACGCAGCCCCCTGTGGGCCAGCTGATTGAAGGAGAAGACCTCGTCCTTATCTGCTCAGTAGCTGCGGGCACAGGGACTGTCACGTTCTCCTGGCACCGGGAGGGCTCGGAGAGGAGTTTGGGCAGGAAGACCCAGAACGCCCTGTCTGCAGAGCTGCGGATAGCCTCCGTGAGGGAGCAGGATGCCGGGAGGTACTACTGTGCGGCCGACAACCTGGATGGCCCTGTCCTCAGTAAACGGATCAGAATCACACCGAGAG TTCCAGCGTCCCGCCCCGTCCTCACCGTCAGGACGCCCAGGGCCCAGGCCGTGGAGGGGGACGTGGTAGAGCTTCACTGCGAGGCCCAGAGGGGCTCTCCCCCCATCCTGTACCGGTTTTATCGCGAGGACGTCCCCCTGGGGAGCAGCTCGGCCCCCTCTGGAGGAGGAGCGTCCCTCAACCTCTCTCTGACCGCAGAACATTCTGGAAACTACTCCTGCGAGGCCAACAACGGCCTGAGAGTTCAGCGCAGTAAGATGGTGTCCCTCAGCATCACAG TTCCAGTGTCGCACCCTGTCCTCACCCTCAACCCTGATGTGGCCCAGGCTATGGTGGGAGATGTGTTAGAGCTTCGCtgtgaggcccagaggggttCTCCCCCGATCTTATACTGGTTTTATCATGAGGATGTCATCTTGGGGAACACCTCAGCCCCCTTTGGAGGCGGAGCATCTTTTAACCTCTCTCTGACCACAGAACATTCTGGAAACTACTCCTGTGGGGCTGACAATGGCCTGGGGGCTCAGAGCAGCGAGACGGTGTCACTTAACATCACAG GGCTTTGCAAGAACAAAGTAACCCATATCACTGTGGGAGTCATCGGGTGCTTGCTAAGCATGCTTGGTCTCGCTGCTACGGCTGCTCTGGTGGGTCGCTTCAGAACCCAAAGGAAGTCAG CACATTCACCAAGGACGCATCAGAAGGGTGAG GAACCTGCAATCGTCTATTCAGAGGTGAAGAGGGCAGACCCCTACGACCCTGCACGGCAGGACTGTGAGGAGGCCGCAGAAGGCTATGAGAACGTCCCGTGCACGTCGCTGGCCTCGGACCACTAG